The genomic DNA ACAGAAGCTTGCTTCTTCAAAGTCCGGCCCATCACCCTGGCCTTGTGCAGTTACAGTGGCTGCATAGGTGCCGGGCGCCAGACCAGCGGCATCAATCGTAGCTTCGATGTCTACGGCTGTCGGCAGCGCCTTACCGTTGGGTTTTTTTGTTATTCGGAGCCAGTCAGCGTCCGAGGTGAGGGTGTAAGCTTTTTCGCCTTCTAGGGTATAAAGCAGGTTTTTGAGAACCGCGTGCGTACCGGATTTCATATTTTTTGTAAAGCAGCCTGCCCCAAAACCAAGTTTATAAGGAATATGGCGATCAATAGGTGCCGTATACGTCTCTTTCCGGGGATCTACATCACCGATCTTGCCGCCGGATAACACAAACGTGCTGCCCACTACCTTGGCAGAAACGCCGATATAAGGATTAGGTAAATCATACTTGTCAGCATTGGCCCAGGAGCCAAGCCCCTTGTTTGCCCCCGGTGTAAGAATGGTTACTTTGGAGGTGGCCCCATCGCCCCCGGCAAAATAGATGCTACCATCCAGCGGAAAAATGGACGCCTCGCAATGCGAGCGCACCGTAGGAAGATCCGTTAGCCGGGTCCAGGTATCGGTGAGCGGGTCGTAACGATGGGAGTATATCTGGTCTTCTCCGCCGCCACAGTCGTGCCCGAACTGGCCGCCGATTACATAGAGTTTACCCGCCAGCACGGTCGTGCTGATATGGTTGCGCTTGATGGGCATAGGTTTGCGCGTATTCTGCCACGTAGTATGTGCCGGGTCGACCAGCCAATCATCTACATTTAAGGTCAGGTGGTATTTGTCCTGGTCATTATCGCAGGCTGTCGCAACAAAACCTCCAACCACATGGATGGTGCGGCCCAGCAGCCCGGCGCCCCCGCCGCCCCAAAGGAGGCGTTTGCCCGTGGCCGGGTCTTTTAACGCAGGTCCCCGCGACCAGGAATCCTGGCTGATGTTGTAGATCCATACTTCATTCGTTAACGGTCCATGGCTATCGGTCAGTCTGCCGCCGATCAGCCAGACGGTATTATCTACCAGTACAAACCCTTCGTGCGTTACGGCTTTGCCCTCGGGCATGGGCGCGATATAGGTCCAGGTATCGGTTTGTGGGTCATATACTTCATTCGTGGGCTCTACATTCGGCCAGGTGCTGAACCCGCCAAAAGAGTAGATCTTCTCCTGGTACACCACTGTTGCCATCTCGCCCCGGTCGTTGTGGGCATTGCGCACGCGCTTCCACTGCGCAGCAGCCTCCTGCGCCTGTAGTAAAAGCAGCAGGACTAAGATCAGCAGGAACCTGCTCCTTACGAGCCTTGGTTCCTTGCGCAGGAGGTACAATTGCTTCCAGCTTGCAGCCATCGTATATGCTTGTTTGCCAGTAGATGATATTCTTTTATACTTTAAACCTACCTATATGAGAAGTTAAGAGTTGAAGGATAAAGACCTATGTTCAGCGACATGAATTAAATCGGTATAAGCGTATTAAAAAGCAACATCGCTATGCCGCTGCTGCCTTTGTAGGCTCGCCTTTGGCATCATACTTTGGGAACCAAATATCAAGGTAAAAGGGTGAAAGTGCAGGCTTAACCCCCACGAAGACTACTGATTCAGCAGCTTTTGGTTGATCGTATAAATGCGCAAAAAATGAATGTA from Pontibacter liquoris includes the following:
- a CDS encoding malectin domain-containing carbohydrate-binding protein, which produces MAASWKQLYLLRKEPRLVRSRFLLILVLLLLLQAQEAAAQWKRVRNAHNDRGEMATVVYQEKIYSFGGFSTWPNVEPTNEVYDPQTDTWTYIAPMPEGKAVTHEGFVLVDNTVWLIGGRLTDSHGPLTNEVWIYNISQDSWSRGPALKDPATGKRLLWGGGGAGLLGRTIHVVGGFVATACDNDQDKYHLTLNVDDWLVDPAHTTWQNTRKPMPIKRNHISTTVLAGKLYVIGGQFGHDCGGGEDQIYSHRYDPLTDTWTRLTDLPTVRSHCEASIFPLDGSIYFAGGDGATSKVTILTPGANKGLGSWANADKYDLPNPYIGVSAKVVGSTFVLSGGKIGDVDPRKETYTAPIDRHIPYKLGFGAGCFTKNMKSGTHAVLKNLLYTLEGEKAYTLTSDADWLRITKKPNGKALPTAVDIEATIDAAGLAPGTYAATVTAQGQGDGPDFEEASFCVNLTITAAESKENNIRINAGGAGYTNSAGHFWRADTYFEGGKPAADFFEVAGTPDDSLYQQYRYAPTDSAFDYNIPVPGAGKYAVKLYFVEPTFKEAGARRFAVAMEGQQVLSNYDIYAQAGYHRAVVESFKDIAVNDSVLSIRFTSLSGNALISAIEVAGPDSATALGTPPPLAGSNTCCTLQVWPNPSITGRVAVKLQGYKAGQPVDLFLQDVTGRVIRRLHLQTNLMGTSESMMILPESMANGLYLLEAVSTTGTTRKKLLLTR